In Clostridium sp. DL-VIII, the following proteins share a genomic window:
- a CDS encoding YbaB/EbfC family nucleoid-associated protein, protein MAKGGFPGGFGGGNMNNLMKQAQKLQKQMEDMQKELETKEFEASVGGGAVVVKVTGKKEVTAINIKPEVVDPDDVEMIEDLIMSAVNEALRKAEEETSSKMGKLTGGMPGGLF, encoded by the coding sequence ATGGCAAAAGGAGGATTTCCAGGAGGCTTTGGAGGCGGAAACATGAACAATCTTATGAAGCAGGCACAAAAGCTTCAAAAGCAAATGGAAGATATGCAAAAAGAGCTTGAAACAAAAGAGTTTGAGGCATCAGTAGGCGGTGGAGCTGTAGTAGTAAAAGTAACTGGTAAGAAAGAAGTTACAGCAATTAATATAAAGCCAGAAGTTGTAGATCCAGATGATGTTGAAATGATTGAAGACTTAATAATGAGTGCAGTTAACGAAGCATTAAGAAAAGCAGAAGAAGAAACTTCAAGTAAAATGGGTAAACTAACAGGCGGAATGCCAGGTGGATTATTCTAA
- the dnaX gene encoding DNA polymerase III subunit gamma/tau, producing the protein MGYTALYREWRPKNFEDVVGQEHITTTLKNEILNDRIAHAYLFCGTRGTGKTSTAKVMAKALNCLDLQDGEPCNECEMCKKINQGLAIDVTELDAASNNGIDKIRDIIDDTKYPPQEAKYKIYIMDEVHMLSVGAVNAFLKTLEEPPKNVIFILATTDPQKLPITILSRCQRFDFKRIKQKDISDRLKKIVDAQSINYEQKSLDLISRVCDGAMRDALSILDQAIAMGENEIKYEDLVSILGLVTNEHLFNITDAVIDRSVEKAMVIIDKLVYSGKDMQLFIKDLIAHFRNLLMVKVTNNPEEVLDMSLENIQMVKEQGRKIRVEEIMRAIRILQDAEANSKASKQSRLYLELAIIKMCKIEYDTSSEVILSRINQLEESLKNGNIQVIQGEKSNDGSKNAHTNTGTAASDRNIIKKGMQKSNSGSMQENLAVNPNSTLTIDDVGRAWTEILEQFKAKRAMIIYASIVTAKPYSFNKGIVTLEYDAMYAFNRERLQKPEYREVVNTVFSETLKEKVIVDYIVKQESDTKGKEELLKETIDGIPFEVYDD; encoded by the coding sequence ATGGGTTATACGGCACTATACAGAGAGTGGAGACCCAAAAACTTTGAAGATGTTGTAGGGCAGGAACATATAACTACGACTTTAAAGAATGAAATTTTAAATGACAGAATTGCCCATGCATATCTTTTTTGTGGAACAAGGGGGACCGGAAAGACTTCCACTGCAAAGGTAATGGCAAAAGCGTTAAATTGCCTAGATTTACAAGATGGTGAGCCATGTAATGAGTGTGAGATGTGCAAAAAGATAAATCAAGGTTTAGCAATTGATGTGACAGAACTAGATGCAGCTTCTAACAATGGTATTGATAAGATCAGAGACATTATAGATGATACTAAATATCCACCACAAGAAGCTAAGTACAAGATATATATAATGGATGAGGTTCATATGTTATCTGTTGGAGCTGTTAATGCATTTTTAAAGACCCTAGAAGAGCCGCCTAAAAATGTAATATTTATACTAGCAACTACAGATCCTCAAAAGCTACCTATAACAATTTTATCGAGATGTCAAAGATTTGATTTTAAGAGAATAAAGCAGAAGGATATTTCTGATAGACTTAAGAAGATTGTTGACGCTCAGAGTATAAATTATGAACAAAAGAGCTTAGACTTAATTTCAAGAGTTTGTGATGGTGCAATGAGAGACGCATTAAGCATATTAGATCAGGCAATTGCTATGGGAGAAAATGAAATAAAATATGAAGATCTTGTAAGCATATTAGGGCTTGTAACTAATGAACACTTATTTAACATAACTGACGCTGTCATAGATAGAAGTGTTGAAAAGGCAATGGTTATAATAGATAAGCTTGTGTATTCTGGTAAGGATATGCAGCTGTTTATTAAAGATCTGATAGCTCACTTTAGAAATTTACTAATGGTCAAGGTTACAAATAATCCAGAAGAAGTGCTGGATATGTCTCTTGAAAATATTCAAATGGTAAAAGAACAAGGCAGAAAAATCAGAGTAGAAGAAATAATGAGAGCTATAAGAATACTTCAAGATGCGGAGGCAAATTCGAAGGCAAGCAAGCAGAGTAGATTATATTTAGAGCTTGCTATTATAAAAATGTGCAAAATAGAGTATGATACTTCAAGTGAAGTTATATTATCAAGAATAAATCAACTTGAGGAGTCCTTGAAAAACGGAAATATACAAGTAATTCAAGGAGAAAAAAGTAATGATGGTTCAAAAAATGCACATACTAATACGGGAACAGCTGCAAGTGACAGAAATATTATTAAAAAAGGCATGCAAAAATCTAATTCTGGCAGCATGCAAGAGAACCTTGCAGTAAATCCTAATTCGACGCTCACAATTGACGATGTTGGAAGAGCTTGGACCGAAATATTAGAGCAATTTAAAGCCAAAAGAGCAATGATTATTTATGCATCAATTGTTACAGCTAAACCATACAGCTTTAATAAGGGAATAGTTACATTAGAATATGATGCAATGTATGCTTTTAATAGAGAAAGATTGCAAAAACCAGAATATAGAGAAGTTGTAAATACTGTATTTTCTGAAACATTAAAGGAAAAAGTAATAGTAGACTATATAGTTAAACAGGAAAGTGATACTAAGGGAAAAGAAGAGCTATTAAAAGAAACAATAGATGGAATACCATTTGAGGTATATGACGATTGA
- a CDS encoding LytTR family DNA-binding domain-containing protein, with translation MKITIENIPVGSEPEIIIKCNEPDESLLQLIYSIKSTPKKLIGFTDLKMHIVNPKDVFYFESVDNKVFIYCKEKVFESKLKLYEIEAQYENLGFFRASKSTILNIGKIESVSPVFYGKLEALLQNGEKVFISRQYVSVFKKKLGL, from the coding sequence ATGAAAATTACCATTGAGAATATCCCTGTTGGAAGTGAACCAGAAATAATAATAAAATGCAATGAGCCCGACGAATCATTACTGCAGCTTATTTATTCAATTAAGTCGACGCCTAAAAAGCTAATTGGCTTCACAGATTTAAAGATGCATATTGTTAATCCTAAGGATGTATTTTATTTTGAGTCAGTAGATAATAAGGTGTTTATTTATTGTAAAGAGAAAGTTTTTGAATCTAAACTAAAGCTCTATGAAATTGAAGCACAATATGAGAACTTAGGTTTTTTTAGGGCATCAAAATCAACTATTCTTAATATTGGCAAAATAGAATCTGTGAGTCCAGTGTTTTATGGAAAGTTAGAGGCCTTACTGCAAAATGGAGAAAAGGTATTCATTTCAAGGCAATATGTATCTGTATTTAAGAAGAAATTAGGATTGTAA
- a CDS encoding thymidylate synthase, whose amino-acid sequence MSSYDDKYLSIANDILENGYFDTNRTGVKTYKLPHQIMQFNLEKEFPILTTKFVAFKTAVKELLWIFKDQSNDVKALQAQNVKIWDEWMMEDGTIGTSYGWVVKKFNQMDKLIDALKNNPQDRRMMINLWQIPYLDGGALYPCCFLTMWDVTDGKLNCMLVQRSGDWGLGVPFNTSQYAVLVHLVAQVTGLKPGLFTHVINNAHVYENQVEGIKLQLTRKGHEYEAPELWINPEIKDFYDFTPDDIKLINYKHHETIKMDVSV is encoded by the coding sequence ATGAGTTCATATGATGATAAATACTTATCTATTGCCAATGATATATTAGAAAATGGCTATTTTGACACTAATAGAACAGGCGTTAAAACCTATAAATTGCCACATCAGATCATGCAGTTTAATTTAGAAAAAGAATTTCCTATATTAACAACAAAATTTGTAGCTTTCAAAACTGCTGTCAAGGAACTTTTATGGATTTTTAAAGACCAATCAAACGATGTGAAAGCCCTTCAGGCTCAAAACGTAAAGATTTGGGATGAATGGATGATGGAAGACGGAACAATTGGAACTTCTTACGGCTGGGTAGTTAAAAAATTCAATCAAATGGATAAGCTTATTGATGCTTTAAAAAATAATCCGCAGGATAGAAGAATGATGATTAATTTATGGCAGATACCTTATTTAGATGGGGGTGCTTTATATCCTTGCTGTTTCCTTACAATGTGGGATGTAACAGATGGTAAGCTTAACTGTATGCTTGTACAAAGAAGTGGAGACTGGGGACTTGGCGTTCCATTTAATACGTCACAATATGCTGTTTTAGTTCACTTAGTAGCTCAAGTTACAGGTCTTAAGCCCGGATTATTCACTCATGTAATAAATAATGCTCATGTGTACGAAAATCAAGTCGAAGGAATAAAGCTTCAATTAACAAGAAAAGGTCATGAATACGAAGCTCCTGAGCTTTGGATTAATCCAGAAATTAAAGATTTCTATGACTTTACGCCTGATGATATAAAACTTATAAATTATAAACACCACGAAACAATAAAGATGGATGTTTCAGTATAG
- a CDS encoding dihydrofolate reductase — MISISVAIAKDNVIGKDNKLLWHISEDLKRFKKITTGKKMIMGRKTFESLPGVLPNREHIILTRDKNFKVDSDMVRIVYDLNSLIKEYSSSEEEIFVIGGAEIYKQFLPYAEKLYLTKIEETFEGDTHFPEINFDEFKMEYESEQFVDEKNGLHYKFIDFKKL; from the coding sequence ATGATATCAATAAGTGTTGCCATAGCTAAAGATAATGTAATCGGAAAAGACAATAAATTATTGTGGCACATCTCAGAAGATTTAAAAAGATTCAAAAAAATTACTACTGGGAAAAAAATGATTATGGGAAGAAAAACCTTCGAATCATTACCTGGCGTCTTGCCAAACAGAGAGCACATAATTTTAACTAGAGATAAAAATTTCAAGGTCGATTCTGATATGGTTAGGATAGTTTATGACTTAAATTCTCTTATCAAGGAATATTCAAGTTCTGAAGAAGAAATCTTTGTTATTGGTGGTGCAGAAATCTACAAACAGTTTCTTCCTTATGCTGAGAAATTATATCTTACTAAAATAGAAGAAACTTTTGAAGGTGATACTCATTTCCCTGAAATTAATTTTGATGAATTCAAAATGGAATATGAGTCAGAACAGTTTGTAGACGAAAAAAATGGTCTTCATTATAAATTTATAGATTTTAAAAAACTTTAA
- a CDS encoding fumarylacetoacetate hydrolase family protein: MKLITFKYNSKEQVGILSKNEDQVYPLEALGINYNSMNDLIENITDQEMTVLKTEIEKDNNKDGISVNNIEKMAPIPVPKQDIICLGINYIEHAKESARYKKEAFEKDREDAIYFSKRVNAAIGDGAYIPSYPELVDSLDYEAELAVIISKDAKNISENDAFNYVFGYTIINDVSARNVQTKHKQWYFGKSLDGFTPMGPSIVTKDEFDTPPVLKICSRVNGELRQNSTTDLMITSIEEVIHELSQGMTLKAGTIISMGTPAGVGMGFTPPKFLKPGDVVECEVEGIGCLKNTIE, translated from the coding sequence ATGAAATTAATAACTTTTAAGTACAATAGCAAAGAGCAAGTAGGTATTTTATCTAAAAATGAGGATCAAGTCTATCCACTTGAAGCTCTTGGGATAAATTATAACTCTATGAATGATTTGATTGAAAATATAACAGATCAGGAGATGACAGTATTAAAAACAGAGATAGAAAAGGACAATAATAAAGATGGAATTTCTGTTAATAATATTGAAAAAATGGCTCCTATACCTGTTCCTAAGCAAGATATCATCTGTTTAGGTATAAATTATATAGAGCATGCAAAAGAATCAGCTAGATATAAGAAGGAAGCTTTTGAAAAAGACAGAGAAGATGCTATATATTTTTCAAAAAGAGTTAACGCTGCAATTGGAGATGGAGCTTACATACCTAGCTATCCTGAACTTGTAGACAGCTTAGATTATGAAGCTGAACTTGCAGTAATAATTAGTAAGGATGCTAAAAATATATCTGAAAATGATGCTTTTAATTATGTATTCGGATATACAATAATAAATGATGTAAGTGCTAGAAACGTTCAAACCAAACATAAGCAATGGTATTTTGGTAAAAGCTTAGACGGTTTTACGCCAATGGGGCCTTCAATTGTCACTAAGGATGAATTTGACACTCCACCCGTACTAAAAATATGTTCAAGAGTTAATGGTGAGTTAAGACAAAATAGTACGACAGATCTTATGATAACTTCTATTGAAGAAGTAATTCATGAATTATCTCAAGGAATGACCTTAAAGGCTGGAACTATCATATCAATGGGTACACCTGCCGGAGTGGGTATGGGCTTCACTCCTCCAAAATTTTTAAAGCCTGGAGATGTGGTTGAATGTGAAGTTGAAGGCATAGGCTGCCTTAAAAATACTATTGAGTAA
- a CDS encoding ferritin-like domain-containing protein, with product MKCKICGMDINERNYNYNESAFLNKNSKDNIIYCPFCGVGHEYLSDENEIINLESSVLDEKTLKILDHAVKLELFNGDFYNTAANMAKDVEVKRVFEALAKIEIFHSRIHQRLGGFKEAPNLSKVSYDRYDTDRALLELAKLKEEHAVSYYERYKYEVSNEKLFKIFEALAGVEKEHIVLVEEE from the coding sequence TTGAAGTGCAAAATATGTGGTATGGACATAAATGAAAGGAACTATAATTATAATGAATCAGCGTTCCTTAATAAAAACTCAAAGGATAACATTATATATTGTCCATTTTGTGGAGTAGGGCATGAGTATTTAAGTGATGAAAACGAAATTATTAATTTAGAGAGTAGTGTGCTTGATGAAAAGACCTTAAAGATCTTAGACCATGCTGTTAAACTTGAACTTTTTAATGGTGATTTTTATAATACAGCAGCAAATATGGCTAAAGATGTTGAAGTAAAGAGGGTATTTGAAGCATTAGCCAAAATAGAAATATTTCATTCTAGAATACATCAGAGACTAGGGGGCTTTAAAGAAGCACCTAACTTAAGTAAGGTAAGTTATGATAGATATGACACAGATAGAGCTCTTTTAGAGTTAGCAAAGCTGAAAGAAGAACATGCGGTAAGTTATTATGAAAGATATAAGTATGAAGTAAGTAATGAAAAGTTATTTAAAATTTTTGAAGCTTTAGCAGGTGTTGAAAAGGAGCATATTGTTCTAGTTGAAGAAGAATAA
- the crcB gene encoding fluoride efflux transporter CrcB — MQKIIYVGIGGCIGAILRYIVTMQSAKMMNSSLPIGTLIVNVVGGFLIGMIAELSMSTDLISPNLKLFLTTGIMGGLTTFSTFSLETITLMSDGRYILGMLNVCLNVFLSLGGVVLARLLCRVIV; from the coding sequence TTGCAAAAAATAATTTACGTAGGAATAGGGGGCTGCATAGGAGCAATACTCAGATATATAGTTACTATGCAGTCAGCAAAGATGATGAATTCAAGTTTACCAATTGGAACATTAATTGTAAATGTAGTTGGCGGTTTTTTAATAGGAATGATAGCAGAGCTTAGCATGTCAACAGATTTAATATCGCCTAATTTAAAACTTTTTTTAACTACAGGAATTATGGGAGGCCTTACAACCTTTTCTACCTTTAGCTTAGAAACAATAACTTTAATGAGTGATGGGAGATATATCCTTGGAATGCTCAATGTTTGTTTAAACGTATTTTTAAGCTTAGGAGGAGTTGTTTTAGCAAGGCTATTATGCAGGGTAATTGTATAG
- a CDS encoding TIGR01906 family membrane protein — protein MYINNLNSNILKRTSQILIHIFYAISIISIAVLIVLNITDIYKYVIFKYDLIQYTGLSAEVLMDNYKRAVYYVQNPFINELKFNTIPISNFAQIHFYEVKRIFIALYIFSIAFVIVMIIKILSKKNDGFRKNLINNFSKSTNIIALIFIFVSVSAAIDFDKTFYFFHKIFFRNNYWIFDPAIDPIINALPEELFAIELGLIVAVLVIFTIIIKILSRKIKNS, from the coding sequence ATTTATATTAATAATTTAAATTCAAACATATTAAAAAGAACATCACAAATTTTAATTCATATATTTTATGCTATATCTATTATTTCTATTGCTGTTTTAATTGTTTTAAATATAACAGACATATATAAGTATGTTATATTTAAATATGATCTGATTCAATATACTGGATTATCAGCAGAAGTTCTGATGGATAATTATAAAAGAGCAGTTTATTATGTTCAAAATCCATTTATTAATGAATTAAAGTTTAATACTATACCTATAAGTAATTTTGCACAGATTCATTTTTATGAGGTAAAACGGATATTTATAGCTTTATATATCTTCAGTATTGCTTTTGTTATAGTAATGATTATTAAGATATTATCAAAGAAAAATGATGGATTTAGGAAAAATCTTATAAATAATTTTAGTAAAAGTACAAATATCATAGCTTTAATATTCATATTTGTTTCTGTAAGCGCTGCGATCGATTTTGATAAGACTTTTTATTTTTTTCATAAGATATTCTTTAGAAATAACTATTGGATTTTTGATCCAGCCATTGATCCTATAATAAATGCCTTACCAGAGGAACTTTTTGCTATAGAGCTTGGGTTAATAGTAGCAGTGCTTGTAATATTTACAATAATAATTAAAATATTAAGTAGAAAAATTAAAAACAGTTAG
- a CDS encoding chemotaxis protein CheX: protein MDVNYINPILNAFTNVMPQLGLSNVEKKGMSLKGRFIESPGVVIILGIIGDIKGNIIYGLSIEDAKKIASTMMMGMPVNDFDELAQSAISELTNMLTANVATNFSQDNITINISTPTLVHGKFTANASSDKVVCVTMGVGDMTIEVNISMEKNTI from the coding sequence ATGGATGTCAATTATATAAATCCTATATTAAATGCCTTTACAAATGTTATGCCGCAATTAGGACTGTCTAATGTGGAAAAGAAAGGCATGAGTCTTAAAGGAAGATTTATTGAAAGTCCAGGAGTTGTTATTATTCTTGGCATTATTGGAGATATAAAAGGAAATATCATTTATGGACTAAGCATAGAGGATGCAAAAAAGATTGCATCAACAATGATGATGGGTATGCCAGTAAATGATTTTGATGAATTAGCACAAAGTGCAATTTCAGAATTAACTAATATGCTGACTGCAAATGTAGCAACTAATTTTTCACAAGATAATATTACAATAAATATTTCTACGCCAACTCTTGTACATGGAAAATTTACTGCAAATGCAAGCTCGGACAAGGTTGTTTGTGTAACAATGGGAGTAGGAGATATGACCATTGAGGTTAACATATCTATGGAGAAAAATACAATTTAA
- a CDS encoding response regulator — protein MKNVNIVIVDDSPFQIALLRDLLTENGFNVVGEASSLEETIEVVTSTKPDLVTMDMTIPGTDGFECTKEIHKIDPNIKVIIVSSMMDDEIVKKAKKIHVSGYAQKPVDAEELTLLINRVMADEELFAELDGMYSSVFKEAIKDVLNRLTKTVPEIVNENNDNEEKVSQGISIVMGIIGKYSGRIIFDMPFETAENLAKKLLKREIKNNEEMLNVMSEVANMAAGNACSMLNKKNKVFGLRVAPPTTFHGESISISKGELKITYAANVETQFGDLSISIGFGRGEGEWMSII, from the coding sequence ATGAAAAATGTGAATATTGTAATAGTTGATGACTCACCTTTTCAAATTGCTTTATTGAGGGATTTGTTGACGGAAAATGGATTCAACGTTGTAGGAGAAGCAAGTTCTTTAGAGGAAACAATTGAAGTTGTAACTAGCACAAAACCGGACTTAGTGACAATGGATATGACTATTCCAGGAACTGATGGGTTTGAATGTACAAAAGAAATACATAAAATCGACCCAAATATCAAGGTAATAATTGTTAGTTCTATGATGGATGATGAAATTGTAAAGAAAGCAAAAAAAATTCATGTGAGTGGATATGCTCAAAAACCAGTAGATGCAGAGGAGCTAACTTTATTAATTAATAGAGTAATGGCAGATGAAGAATTATTTGCAGAATTAGATGGAATGTATTCTTCAGTGTTTAAAGAAGCGATAAAAGATGTTTTGAATAGACTTACTAAGACTGTTCCGGAAATTGTTAATGAAAATAACGATAATGAGGAAAAAGTCAGTCAAGGAATTTCAATTGTCATGGGTATCATAGGAAAATATTCAGGCAGAATTATTTTTGACATGCCATTTGAGACAGCAGAGAATTTAGCAAAAAAATTGTTAAAGAGAGAAATCAAAAACAATGAGGAAATGCTTAATGTTATGTCTGAAGTAGCTAATATGGCCGCAGGGAACGCATGCTCAATGTTAAATAAAAAGAACAAAGTATTTGGATTAAGGGTTGCACCACCAACTACATTCCATGGAGAATCAATTAGTATTTCAAAGGGAGAATTGAAAATAACTTATGCTGCAAATGTTGAAACTCAATTTGGAGATTTATCAATAAGCATAGGTTTTGGAAGAGGTGAAGGGGAATGGATGTCAATTATATAA
- a CDS encoding AI-2E family transporter: protein MPNMMQILKSQTFKRVITFLLIFIFLYLMESMISLMLLIFVFTYLIDSVSKFLIRKLEGTIRINYRVTILTVSLLVTAMLFVVAIDFLPLVIHEFKQVIWQINKIYSTPQDNEIINFAKEKLNQVYGTIFSTEGINYIVSSLSNIGRIGFNIVVALILSIFLLLEKQTVIKFSGKFKQSKIGPIFNEMEFFGRKFISSFGKVIEVQIIIATVNGMLSVIGLSIIGFPHLLGFGMMVMLLGLIPVAGVIISLVPLSIVAFNYGGLIDVVYVLIMIAILHAFEAYILNPKLMSSKTKMPIFYTLSILIVSEHIGGVLGLVIGIPIFMFILDIIGVPLTEKKREDKPES, encoded by the coding sequence ATGCCGAATATGATGCAGATTCTAAAAAGTCAGACATTCAAGCGAGTAATAACATTTTTGTTAATATTCATATTTTTATATTTAATGGAAAGTATGATTAGCCTTATGCTCTTAATTTTTGTATTCACGTATTTAATTGATAGTGTTTCAAAATTTTTAATACGTAAGTTGGAAGGGACAATAAGGATTAATTATAGAGTTACAATACTCACGGTGTCGTTATTAGTAACAGCAATGTTATTTGTAGTAGCAATAGATTTTCTACCATTAGTGATTCATGAATTTAAACAGGTTATTTGGCAGATAAATAAAATATATTCTACTCCTCAGGACAATGAAATTATTAATTTTGCAAAGGAAAAACTTAATCAAGTCTATGGAACAATTTTTTCAACAGAGGGTATAAACTATATCGTATCGTCATTATCTAATATAGGAAGAATAGGGTTTAATATTGTAGTAGCTCTAATTTTAAGTATCTTCTTGCTTTTAGAAAAGCAAACAGTCATAAAGTTTTCAGGTAAGTTTAAACAAAGTAAAATAGGACCAATATTTAATGAAATGGAATTCTTCGGTAGAAAATTCATTTCATCTTTTGGTAAAGTTATTGAGGTACAAATCATCATAGCAACCGTTAATGGAATGCTTTCTGTTATAGGCTTATCTATAATAGGTTTTCCACATTTATTAGGTTTTGGCATGATGGTGATGTTACTTGGACTTATTCCTGTAGCTGGAGTGATCATATCATTGGTACCATTAAGTATAGTAGCATTTAATTATGGTGGACTTATAGATGTGGTGTATGTCCTTATTATGATTGCAATACTGCATGCTTTTGAAGCTTACATATTAAATCCAAAGTTAATGTCATCTAAAACCAAGATGCCTATATTTTATACTTTAAGCATACTTATAGTGTCAGAGCATATTGGTGGAGTTTTAGGTCTGGTTATTGGAATACCTATATTTATGTTTATTTTAGATATAATCGGGGTGCCATTAACGGAAAAAAAGAGAGAGGATAAGCCTGAAAGTTAG